In Deinococcus psychrotolerans, the genomic window TGCGTGAGAATTTGGAGGCTGCCCTGAGCCGTGTCGTCACCGCGCACCGCAACCAGATTATCGGTGTGTTGGAGCGTTGGCACGACAAGTACCACGTCAGCCTGCGCGAGTTGGAGCGGGATAGGGACGGTGCAGCCGCTCAGTTAGACGGGTTCTTGCAGGAGCTGGGTTATGTCGGGTGAGTGGAGAGATATTCAGCTCGGCGAAGTAGCTGAATTTGAAATGGGACAAGCTCCATCGTCACGCTTCGTTAGTGAGGATGGAAGAGGTTTGCCATTTCTACAGGGCAATGCTGAGTTTGGAACACGCTATCCAGTTCCTAAGCTCGTATGTTCTCAGCCCACAAAACTCAGTGAAGAGAACGATGTCTTAATCAGCGTTCGTGCCCCCGTCGGTGCCATCAATCTATCTAACGTTCAGTACGCGATTGGACGTGGCTTAGCTGCCATCCGCTTTAATGATATGGATGCCAATTTCGGCTGGCATGCTGTCAAGTTTGCCGCACCCCAACTCAATAAAGTGGCTCAGGGTTCTACATTTGAAGCTATAGGTAAAACTGAGTTGGGACGTCTACATATTCCCTTCCCGCCTCTCCCCGAACAGCGCCGCATTGCTGCCATCCTTGACATGTTAGACCGCACCATAGAAGGCACGCAGCACATCATCACCAAGCTTAAGGTGACCCGACAGGGTCTCCTTCACGACTTGCTGACGCGGGGGCTAGACGAGACCGGCCAGCTCCGCGACCCAGTGCGCCACCCTGAGAAGTTCAAAGATACCGAGCTGGGGCGAGTGCCGAGGGAATGGAGTGTTGAGCGTATCGGAAATATTTGTGAGCTTGGACGTGGAAGAGTAATCAGTAAGCCTTATCTCGAAACTCATCGCGGGATTTACCCTGTTTATTCCTCACAGACGAAGGATGATGGCTTATTCGGTAAAATTGACACATTTGACTTTGAGGGCGACCATGTGACATGGACAACTGACGGAGCTAATGCTGGGACGGTCTTTTTTCGTACAGGTCAATTCAACTGTACAAATGTTTGTGGTATTTTATCAGCTAAAAATCAACTCAACCTACATTATTTGGCATTGGCGCTGGCCAATCGTACACAAGCGCACGTCAGCTACGTAGGTAATCCGAAACTAATGAACAATATTATGGCAGCAATCAAAGTTCCAGTTCCGCCGATTTCTGAGCAATACGCTATCATATATGCCCTGAAAGGTGATTCAGCACGCATAAGAACCGAATCCGCCCAACTCCTCAAGCTCAAATCCCTCAAGCGCGGGTTGATGGATGACTTGCTGACGGGGCGGGTGCGGGTGCCGGAGGCGGCTGTCAGTAAGCATGAAGACAGCCTCGCACGTGCTGGTGTTCGCTCTGACGTAATTCCTGATGCACCCGCCGACCTGCCCATCATGCCGCCGCCGCCTCCAGTCGTGCCACAGCCTCACGCCATGTTCCGCACTGCCTCTAGTGCAGACGTTCAGGCCATAAGTCAGTGGACGCGGGAGCTTCAGGAGGCCGTGCAGGGGCAGCAGGTGGGCCTCTACTCACCAGAAGCTTTGGACGGGGTCTTGCCGGAGTTACTGGCCGCCACCATTGACCGCGAAAGTATCCAGCTCGTTCCCAGCTTGTTGGCACGTGCGGGCGTGCGGTTCATGTTGCTGCCCCACCCCAAAGGGAGCCGGGCCAACGGAGCCGCCTTCTACCTGGACGAACCAGGACGGACGCAACCCGTGGTGGGGCTGTCGCTCCGGCTGCCTTACTTGGACGTGTTCTGGTTCAACCTGTTGCACGAGCTGGGCCACATCCGGCTCAACCACACGCCCGTGCTGGATGAGGCGTTGGGAACCGGTGACCAGAATCCATACAGCGCCGATGAGCAGGCGGCGAATGCGTTCGCCAGGGAACTGTTGATACCCGCCGCCGTCTGGCAGCCCTTCTTGGCCGATGGAATGCCCAGCAGTGGACGTATCAAACGGTTGGCCACGAGCCTGGGTCGTCATCCGGCGGTGGTGGCAGGACGGGTGGGCTATGACACGGGGAACTGGGGTGCTGTCAACGCACCTGACCTGCGGCCAACCGTCGAGCGTGAGCTGCGTGAGCTGGCCGCTACTCTAATGCCATGAGTAGCAACAAAGCACGAACGTCCTGGTTCCCGCTTTACAGCTCAGCCAGCACGCTCTACAAACTGCTGAACGGTCAGAACGTGGCCGAAATTGACGGGCTGCGAGAAGCTATCGCTGGTCAGATGGGTACCTTGGCCAGTCCTGTCAACTGGAGCGAGCCTGATGCCTGGATTACCGAGCGACTGACTGGTAAGCAGCATCAGCAAGCGCGGCGGGTCTGGGAAGACAGTGGAAAGACGTTCAATCCAAGGTACATGGACGGCGAGCTGGCGCTGGCCAAAAACTTTCAATTGCTGGCCGAGCAAGACGGCAAGTACGTCGTCACTCAGCGTGGCCAACAATTCCAGCGCAGCAAGTCTGACGTTCTGCGTCACATCGACGAGGAGGAGGGCGTGGTGGCCCTGCTGCTGGCCCTATCCGGTTCTGCGGGCGTTAAACGTAAAGCGCTGCTGGCAGGGTGGCTGCAACTTCTCTCGCCTGCCGGTGAACTCCGTACCGAGTCCACGATGATGGGTAAGCTCTACGAACGGCTCAACAACGTCATCGCTCGCGGTCTGGTGCGGCGTGAAGGTCAGAAATATGAGCTGACAGGTTCTGGGAAAACCTATGCCGACACCTTCCAGTCCCCTGACACGAGCTTGGCCCGGCAACTCAAGGTGCTGGCACAGGAATACGAAAAGCAGCAGCGCGAACTGCTCCGAAGCTTGCTCTCGAAGATGCATCCTTACCGCTTCGAGCATCTGGTAGCTGGGCTGCTGGAAGCGATGGATTACAGCGACGTCACCGTGACCAAGCAGAGCGGCGACAAAGGGATAGATGTGGTGGCCACTGCCCGCTTTGGCATCACCACCGTCAAGGAATTGGTGCAGGTCAAACGGGTAGCTGGAACTACCGGTGCGCCCGTCATCAGCCAGTTGAGGGGCAGCCTACACACCCAGAACGCCATCAAGGGCATGGTGATAACTTTGGGGACCTTCTCCAAGGAAGCCAAAGAGATGGCCTTTCCTTTGAACGCTGCGCCCATCACCTTGATTGATGGCGAGACGCTGCTGGACTTGCTGCTGGAGTACAAAATCGGCGTCACATCGACCACTTTGAACTTGCTGGCGGTGGAGTCTGCATTCTTCGCCGACACCCCACCCACCCAGGAGGCGGCAGAACTCATATGACCTCCCACGTCAATTCCTTTGCTGAACTGCTGCTGCTCCGGGAAGCGGTAGATGTGGAGGCCAAGCGAGCACAAGGACAGAGCGGGCGCGGCGAGTTGCCGCACGATTTCTGGCCCTCCTACTCGGCGCTGGCCAACACCGATGGAGGATTGATTGCGCTAGGTGTCAGGGAACGGTCTGACGGTTCGTTTGAGCCTCTCGGTATGTCCGACATCGAACGGGTGCGCACCGACTTGTGGAACCTGCTGAATAACCGTCAAAAAATCAGCGCCAACCTCTTGACAGAGAAGAACGTTCAGATTCTTACAGAGGACGACAAGTCTCTTCTTCTGGTCTGGGTCCCCAGAGCGTCACGGCAGCAGCGTCCCGTTTATGTGGGTCAGCATCCGCTGACCGGCACTTACCGGCGCAACTACACTGGCGACTACATATGTGAACCCGACGAGGTGCGGCGCATGATGGCCGAAGCGCAGGGCGATGGCTGGCCTGACAGTCGCATTTTGCCCAACTATGGCCTGCACGACCTGAACAGAGACAGCCTCAAAGCCTATCGGAATGCCTTCAAAGCGGCACAACCCAATCACCGTTACCTTGATTTGGACGACCTCGAATTGATGAAAAAGCTGGGCGGCTGGCGATATGACAGAGAATCGAAGGTAGAGGGACTGACGGTCGCTGGACTGGTGATGTTTTCCGAGTACGAGGTGATTCGAGAAGTCATCCCCAATTTCTGGTTGGATTACCGTGAGGTCGACCCTGCTTTACCCGCGAGCGCGCGCTGGAGTGACCGCCTGACTATGGACGGCAAGTGGTCAGGGAACGTTTACGACTTCTACCGTCAGGTGTATCGTCGGCTGATACGTGACCTGAAAGTACCGTTCCGCGTTCAGGACGGGCAACGGATTGACGATACACCGGTCCACGAGGCGCTGCGGGAGGCGCTGGCCAATGCCCTGGCCCATGCAGATTACTGGGGTAGCGGTGGGGTGGTCATCATCAAGGAAAAGGACGGCTTCAGTTTCAAGAATCCTGGACTGCTGAGGCTGCCGCTAGAACTCGTTCTTGAAGGAGGTCATACCGACCCGCGCAACAACAGCATCCACCGGATGTTTCTGATGGTGGGCGCAGGCGAGCGGGCGGGTTCCGGTATCCCGAAGATTCTCGGAGCCTGGGATGACGAGCATTGGCGTGCGCCCAATCTAGTCGAGGGCGTCAAACCCGACACAGTGACGTTGCAGTTGACCATGCAGAGCTTGTTGCCTGAAGCGGCTGTTCAGGACCTCCGCAGACGTTTCGGCAACGATTTTGAAGCCCTGAGTCACGACGAACGGTTGGCATTGGTAACGGCAGATGTCGAGGACGCTGTTACCAATGAGCGGCTCCAGGGAATTACCAAGCTTCACTCGGCGGACATCACCCGTTTGCTGGCCGACTTAACG contains:
- a CDS encoding restriction endonuclease subunit S, yielding MSGEWRDIQLGEVAEFEMGQAPSSRFVSEDGRGLPFLQGNAEFGTRYPVPKLVCSQPTKLSEENDVLISVRAPVGAINLSNVQYAIGRGLAAIRFNDMDANFGWHAVKFAAPQLNKVAQGSTFEAIGKTELGRLHIPFPPLPEQRRIAAILDMLDRTIEGTQHIITKLKVTRQGLLHDLLTRGLDETGQLRDPVRHPEKFKDTELGRVPREWSVERIGNICELGRGRVISKPYLETHRGIYPVYSSQTKDDGLFGKIDTFDFEGDHVTWTTDGANAGTVFFRTGQFNCTNVCGILSAKNQLNLHYLALALANRTQAHVSYVGNPKLMNNIMAAIKVPVPPISEQYAIIYALKGDSARIRTESAQLLKLKSLKRGLMDDLLTGRVRVPEAAVSKHEDSLARAGVRSDVIPDAPADLPIMPPPPPVVPQPHAMFRTASSADVQAISQWTRELQEAVQGQQVGLYSPEALDGVLPELLAATIDRESIQLVPSLLARAGVRFMLLPHPKGSRANGAAFYLDEPGRTQPVVGLSLRLPYLDVFWFNLLHELGHIRLNHTPVLDEALGTGDQNPYSADEQAANAFARELLIPAAVWQPFLADGMPSSGRIKRLATSLGRHPAVVAGRVGYDTGNWGAVNAPDLRPTVERELRELAATLMP
- a CDS encoding helix-turn-helix domain-containing protein; protein product: MTSHVNSFAELLLLREAVDVEAKRAQGQSGRGELPHDFWPSYSALANTDGGLIALGVRERSDGSFEPLGMSDIERVRTDLWNLLNNRQKISANLLTEKNVQILTEDDKSLLLVWVPRASRQQRPVYVGQHPLTGTYRRNYTGDYICEPDEVRRMMAEAQGDGWPDSRILPNYGLHDLNRDSLKAYRNAFKAAQPNHRYLDLDDLELMKKLGGWRYDRESKVEGLTVAGLVMFSEYEVIREVIPNFWLDYREVDPALPASARWSDRLTMDGKWSGNVYDFYRQVYRRLIRDLKVPFRVQDGQRIDDTPVHEALREALANALAHADYWGSGGVVIIKEKDGFSFKNPGLLRLPLELVLEGGHTDPRNNSIHRMFLMVGAGERAGSGIPKILGAWDDEHWRAPNLVEGVKPDTVTLQLTMQSLLPEAAVQDLRRRFGNDFEALSHDERLALVTADVEDAVTNERLQGITKLHSADITRLLADLTTRRMLHPEGKGRWTKYRLPETGESRIPSLWQAAEVVAGEHPLVSDDPAPMSDDPAPMSDDPAPMSEEQTLVSDDVLTVPEKSPEHLGRRAASRAQMEQAVLRACQGEFKTILELAQSLNRSAETLSRHYLSRLVRVGLLELQYPNVPTRKGQAYRAVVSPTLPEEQP
- a CDS encoding restriction endonuclease; this translates as MSSNKARTSWFPLYSSASTLYKLLNGQNVAEIDGLREAIAGQMGTLASPVNWSEPDAWITERLTGKQHQQARRVWEDSGKTFNPRYMDGELALAKNFQLLAEQDGKYVVTQRGQQFQRSKSDVLRHIDEEEGVVALLLALSGSAGVKRKALLAGWLQLLSPAGELRTESTMMGKLYERLNNVIARGLVRREGQKYELTGSGKTYADTFQSPDTSLARQLKVLAQEYEKQQRELLRSLLSKMHPYRFEHLVAGLLEAMDYSDVTVTKQSGDKGIDVVATARFGITTVKELVQVKRVAGTTGAPVISQLRGSLHTQNAIKGMVITLGTFSKEAKEMAFPLNAAPITLIDGETLLDLLLEYKIGVTSTTLNLLAVESAFFADTPPTQEAAELI